The following nucleotide sequence is from Bacillota bacterium.
ATAGAAGGAAGAGATTAATTTGACTTCATGAATCCCGATGGTTGAAAATTGTAACGTTTTTTCAACAGAAAGAGAATCTGATGGTAACAAGTATCCACTGTGTCCAATAGAGAATGTAACAACTTCAGCTGGATTCTCTCCATCAACATAAACAGAAATGATATTATATCCGTATTCTATTTTTTGAAAATTGTATGAAACATTTTTAATTTCAGCATTTAATGTAAAATCAGTATTTAAAGCAACTACATCGGGAACTGTCCCTACATTTAATTCAAATGCTGATGTATTTTCTGAAACCATTCCTCCTAAAAAGAAATAGGAAACAATAAGTAATAAGAAAACTAATAGTTTAGAATTTTTCATCATTTTCACCTCATTACCCTTTTAATAAAGGTAGTAATTCGTTGTCAAAATTGGTAATACATTTAAAGCGGCCATTATTGAAGTAACTCTACATCCAACACCATAAGATCCATCACTTGGAGCTGCAAAATTAATGGCGATTAAGATATGTGTTGCGCCTCTTGTTCCATAAGAAATCCATACTGGTCCGCCACTATCTCCAGGAAGAGTTTGATTTGAATATTTAAGAACATTTGTATATACCGTACCATCTACAGTTACAGAGTACGAAGTATATAATACGACTCCAGAGGTATAATCAGATGTATATCCGATTTTATAAGTCGGTGCGCCTTCTACAATGTAATAATCTACGCCTATCGTTGATAGATAGGTAAGAGAATCTCCATCATCATAGATAGCTTCATATGTATCTAACCACGTAACGGTTGATGTATTGGTAAATGGAATGAACGCAGCGTCAGCTTCCCCACCAAAAATTCGTTTTGATGCTTGACCCATTGCTTTTCCATTATAGTAATACATTGTCTCGCCTTCTGCAGCCACATGAGAATTAGTAACAACTCCTAATTTCCCTGTACTTAAATCTACAGCATTAAATCCAACCGTACCGTAACTCTTAAATAGATTAAATAATCCAAGTTTATAATAGATTCCTCCGCCACTGTAAGCATAATAAGCTGTAGTATACTCTACTTCCAAATCAACAATAAATTCTATTGAATCTTGCGTGAAATTATCAATACTCTCATTTAAAAAATCAATGATTGCTTCAATATCGGTATTGGCATAAACAGTTATTTCAACTTTATTTGTCGCTTGTTTAATGCCGACACTAATTATATTTAAAATAAAATATTGATCAGATAACTCATCAGATATCATGTCAAGCTCTGAATAAGAATAATCTTGAACCATATAAATTATTTCAGAAGAGACAGTTGTTGAATCTGCGTCTTTTGTCTTTGATTCTTTAATTTTTTCATCTAATTTCAATTTAAAATTATGTGAAGCTTCTTGTGAACTAAAAGAAATTACTAAATTTCCATCCTCATTAATAAAAGAACCTGAATATTCGTTTGGTAATTTCTCTTTGCTATTTTGGCTTTTTGCTTCTTCAATCAACAGCTTCATCATAACTTTATGATTGTCCATACTCTCTGTTGACTTGATTAAATACTCTTCCCCAAAATTTGCAATAGATTGTTTTTCAATTGAATCAGCGCTTACAAAACTTCCTGATGCAAAAAGAGTGACACAGATAACGCTAAGAATTAAGATAAATAATTTT
It contains:
- a CDS encoding S1 family peptidase, with translation MKKLFILILSVICVTLFASGSFVSADSIEKQSIANFGEEYLIKSTESMDNHKVMMKLLIEEAKSQNSKEKLPNEYSGSFINEDGNLVISFSSQEASHNFKLKLDEKIKESKTKDADSTTVSSEIIYMVQDYSYSELDMISDELSDQYFILNIISVGIKQATNKVEITVYANTDIEAIIDFLNESIDNFTQDSIEFIVDLEVEYTTAYYAYSGGGIYYKLGLFNLFKSYGTVGFNAVDLSTGKLGVVTNSHVAAEGETMYYYNGKAMGQASKRIFGGEADAAFIPFTNTSTVTWLDTYEAIYDDGDSLTYLSTIGVDYYIVEGAPTYKIGYTSDYTSGVVLYTSYSVTVDGTVYTNVLKYSNQTLPGDSGGPVWISYGTRGATHILIAINFAAPSDGSYGVGCRVTSIMAALNVLPILTTNYYLY